A part of Ziziphus jujuba cultivar Dongzao chromosome 8, ASM3175591v1 genomic DNA contains:
- the LOC107414029 gene encoding uncharacterized protein LOC107414029 yields MKSAVGAGIFQHFLSLSPAEFSHFNSNKNLNQFSRFQCNSSISFPSRLGPDSKHRGFLSSTLIPSASASSIGGSSADYSEQLLDAQRKQKRKRRIAGVDQDELVEPTVLADPDSCFCEFRGVQIHYKVYDGESQANGLLQTQATMSNQTKKVGLPMILLHGFGASVFSWNRVMKPLAGVTGSKVLAFDRPAFGLTSRVNLSELHSASGNGDSKPLNPYSMAFSVLATLYFIDSLAAEKAIIVGHSAGSLVAVNTYFEAPERVAALILVAPAILAPVTAPKVAKGNQVGRERQLEEENSSTNILGNPFIQLYNILSKFTKVVVDAIIGLVKGMAVMINSLYKKLLSSILRSAFAVTLVRTIIDKLGIPAVRNSWHDPNQVTEHIINGYTKPLRTKSWDRALVEFTAAMLTDTASESKGPLTKRLHEISCPVLIITGDNDRLVPSWNAVRLSRAIPGARLEVIKHCGHLPHEEKKDEFISVVQKFLQTVFGDSEEQRLQVVV; encoded by the exons ATGAAGAGCGCTGTGGGGGCGGGAATTTTCCAGCACTTTCTCTCACTTTCCCCTGCTGAATTTTCCCATTTCAACTCTAACAAGAATCTTAACCAGTTTTCACGATTTCAATGCAACAGCAGCATCAGCTTTCCTTCAAGATTAGGCCCAGATAGTAAACACCGCGGTTTTCTATCATCTACCTTGATTCCCTCTGCTTCTGCTTCCTCCATCGGAGGCTCCAGTGCTGATTACTCTG AACAATTGTTGGATGCCCAAAGAAAGCAGAAGAGGAAGAGGCGCATAGCAGGGGTAGATCAAGATGAACTGGTGGAGCCAACAGTTTTAGCTGATCCAGACAGTTGCTTTTGTGAGTTTAGAGGGGTGCAGATACACTACAAGGTATATGATGGTGAATCGCAGGCAAATGGGTTGCTTCAGACGCAGGCTACTATGTCTAACCAGACAAAGAAGGTTGGTCTTCCTATGATCTTACTACATGGTTTTGGGGCATCAGTTTTCTCTTGGAATCGAGTTATGAAACCTTTGGCTGGGGTCACGGGTTCCAAAGTTCTTGCCTTTGATAGACCAGCCTTTGGATTGACATCGAGGGTGAACCTTTCGGAGTTGCATTCAGCTTCTGGCAATGGGGATTCAAAACCTCTGAACCCTTATTCCATGGCTTTTTCAGTGCTTGCTACTTTGTACTTCATTGATTCTTTGGCAGCTGAGAAAGCAATTATTGTTGG GCATTCAGCTGGTTCTCTTGTAGCAGTTAATACATACTTTGAAGCCCCAGAACGTGTTGCTGCTTTGATCCTGGTTGCCCCAGCTATTTTGGCCCCAGTAACTGCACCTAAAGTTGCTAAGGGAAACCAAGTAGGAAGAGAGAGACAGCTTGAAGAAGAGAATTCGAGCACAAATATCTTAGGCAATCCATTTATCCAGCTTTACAACATCTTGTCCAAGTTTACTAAAGTTGTTGTCGATGCTATAATAGGATTAGTGAAGGGGATGGCAGTTATGATCAACTCTCTGTATAAGAAATTATTGTCATCTATTTTGCGTTCCGCCTTTGCTGTAACTCTG GTAAGGacaataattgataaattaggtATTCCTGCCGTTAGGAATTCATGGCATGACCCAAATCAAGTTACAGAACACATTATAAATGGTTATACAAAG CCATTAAGGACTAAGAGTTGGGACAGGGCACTTGTGGAGTTCACTGCTGCAATGCTTACAGATACAGCTTCTGAATCAAAGGGACCACTCACAAAAAGACTCCATGAAATCTCATGCCCTG TTCTGATTATCACTGGTGATAATGACCGACTTGTACCCTCTTGGAATGCCGTGAGACTCTCACGGGCAATACCTGGGGCTCGCCTTGAAGTGATCAAGCATTGCGGCCACTTGCCACATGAAGAAAAAAAGGATGAGTTCATTTCCGTAGTTCAGAAATTTCTGCAAACTGTTTTTGGCGATTCAGAAGAGCAGCGTCTTCAGGTTGTGGTTTGA
- the LOC107414032 gene encoding protein SRC2 homolog codes for MGKIWVEVCLISARGLRRSSLWKLQWFAVGWIDPNNKYCTKIDASGNANPAWKTKFAASVDDSESNINDLALNVEVYSREPIFLRERLQGTAVIVLKEFIAKHKKNHEVSRPGIEEVGSYQLRKRNSNKPKGFVDVSIHISEDREELSSYQDNERGLYNHSNTITLATGDGSSQAYPTPVPIASFQRPEDQIRPNYPYTHPMPFPTNYSNPSSVGPSYPPASGPSYQPPRTPPPPPPPSNVGYVPTFLPRADDAPETYINMPSSGAGRGRGGGPGPGFGMGVGAGALAAGAVIFGDDFMSGFDVPSGFQDPSIVIAADPPF; via the exons ATGGGGAAAATCTGGGTTGAAGTGTGCTTGATATCTGCTCGTGGGCTTCGCCGTTCTTCCCTATGGAAGCTCCAATGGTTTGCTGTAGGGTGGATTGATCCGAATAACAAATACTGCACCAAGATTGATGCGTCAGGGAATGCAAATCCAGCATGGAAAACCAAGTTTGCTGCCTCTGTTGATGACTCAGAATCTAACATCAATGATTTAGCACTAAATGTTGAAGTTTACAGCAGGGAACCAATATTCCTCAGAGAAAGACTACAGGGAACGGCAGTTATTGTCTTGAAAGAATTTATAGCGAAGCATAAGAAGAACCATGAGGTTTCAAGGCCAGGGATTGAAGAAGTAGGTAGCTATCAATTGCGAAAAAGGAATTCCAACAAACCTAAAGGATTTGTCGATGTTTCTATACATATTTCTGAGGACAGGGAAGAGCTAAGTTCGTACCAAG ACAATGAGAGAGGACTTTATAATCACAGCAATACCATCACTTTGGCCACCGGAGATGGATCTTCGCAGGCTTACCCAACTCCAGTGCCTATAGCTTCATTCCAAAGACCAGAAGATCAAATACGGCCTAATTATCCTTATACACATCCAATGCCATTCCCTACAAACTATTCCAATCCATCTTCAGTTGGACCAAGCTATCCACCAGCAAGCGGACCAAGCTATCAACCACCTAGAACTCCTCCTCCACCTCCTCCGCCTTCTAATGTCGGTTACGTACCCACTTTTCTTCCGAGAGCAGATGATGCGCCGGAGACCTATATCAATATGCCATCATCTGGGGCAGGGCGTGGTCGTGGTGGGGGACCTGGACCTGGTTTTGGAATGGGAGTGGGAGCTGGAGCACTGGCAGCTGGTGCCGTGATCTTTGGTGATGACTTTATGTCTGGATTTGATGTTCCTTCAGGCTTTCAAGATCCTAGCATTGTAATAGCTGCTGATCCACCTTTCTAA
- the LOC107414033 gene encoding GCN5-related N-acetyltransferase 3, chloroplastic isoform X1 produces the protein MGIVRFILSSSSGKWKEREKEMGIGNGSAAAAAAAMTMHVNASKTTMELKWVRRPKSPNSIDRVGMLSKTKSPPLSQPLLPIFISTKHSHINPDELAQLYSSCNFSCHRFPKYADSESHTPLVEVVDVRKLRIALSHSFVLVSVFCKTQDVLADSSSSMGLGDFFERLATPVSPKNGQLVGFGRAVSDQGLTASIYDVMVIPSLRRLGIGRMIVRRIIRMLTTRDIYDIAAVCSETERPFFEACGFGNDILGSTVMMYTRTLSSDP, from the exons ATGGGGATTGTACGCTTTATTTTATCCTCAAGCTctggaaaatggaaagaaagagagaaagagatgggGATTGGCAATGGATCAgcagctgctgctgctgctgctatgACCATGCATGTGAATGCAAGCAAAACAACCATGGAATTGAAATGGGTAAGAAGACCCAAAAGCCCAAACTCCATTGACAGAGTGGGTATGCTCTCAAAAACCAAATCACCGCCATTATCGCAACCTTTACTTCCAATCTTCATATCCACAAAACATTCCCACATAAATCCTGATGAGCTCGCGCAGCTCTATAGCTCCTGCAATTTCTCCTGCCACCGCTTTCCCAAATACGCAGACTCTGAATCCCATACTCCTCTCGTCGAAGTTGTCGATGTTCGCAAGCTCCGTATCGCTCTCTCCCACAGTTTCGTTCTGGTCTCTGTCTTCTGCAAGACTCAGGATGTGCTTGctgattcttcttcttcgatgGGTCTGGGTGATTTTTTCGAAAGATTGGCTACGCCTGTAAGTCCCAAGAATGGTCAGTTGGTTGGCTTTGGCCGAGCAGTTTCTGATCAAGGATTAACTGCTTCAATCTACGATGTCATG GTTATTCCTTCATTACGGAGATTGGGAATCGGCAGGATGATTGTTCGTAGAATCATAAG AATGCTCACCACTAGAGACATTTATGACATTGCAGCTGTCTGCTCAGAGACTGAAAG GCCATTCTTTGAAGCTTGTGGATTTGGAAATGATATTTTGGGCTCCACTGTGATGATGTATACAAGGACTCTTTCGTCTGATCCTTAG
- the LOC107414033 gene encoding GCN5-related N-acetyltransferase 3, chloroplastic isoform X2 — MGIVRFILSSSSGKWKEREKEMGIGNGSAAAAAAAMTMHVNASKTTMELKWVRRPKSPNSIDRVGMLSKTKSPPLSQPLLPIFISTKHSHINPDELAQLYSSCNFSCHRFPKYADSESHTPLVEVVDVRKLRIALSHSFVLVSVFCKTQDVLADSSSSMGLGDFFERLATPVSPKNGQLVGFGRAVSDQGLTASIYDVMVIPSLRRLGIGRMIVRRIIRMLTTRDIYDIAAVCSETERFCM; from the exons ATGGGGATTGTACGCTTTATTTTATCCTCAAGCTctggaaaatggaaagaaagagagaaagagatgggGATTGGCAATGGATCAgcagctgctgctgctgctgctatgACCATGCATGTGAATGCAAGCAAAACAACCATGGAATTGAAATGGGTAAGAAGACCCAAAAGCCCAAACTCCATTGACAGAGTGGGTATGCTCTCAAAAACCAAATCACCGCCATTATCGCAACCTTTACTTCCAATCTTCATATCCACAAAACATTCCCACATAAATCCTGATGAGCTCGCGCAGCTCTATAGCTCCTGCAATTTCTCCTGCCACCGCTTTCCCAAATACGCAGACTCTGAATCCCATACTCCTCTCGTCGAAGTTGTCGATGTTCGCAAGCTCCGTATCGCTCTCTCCCACAGTTTCGTTCTGGTCTCTGTCTTCTGCAAGACTCAGGATGTGCTTGctgattcttcttcttcgatgGGTCTGGGTGATTTTTTCGAAAGATTGGCTACGCCTGTAAGTCCCAAGAATGGTCAGTTGGTTGGCTTTGGCCGAGCAGTTTCTGATCAAGGATTAACTGCTTCAATCTACGATGTCATG GTTATTCCTTCATTACGGAGATTGGGAATCGGCAGGATGATTGTTCGTAGAATCATAAG AATGCTCACCACTAGAGACATTTATGACATTGCAGCTGTCTGCTCAGAGACTGAAAG ATTTTGCATGTAA